A window of the Citrus sinensis cultivar Valencia sweet orange chromosome 9, DVS_A1.0, whole genome shotgun sequence genome harbors these coding sequences:
- the LOC127899782 gene encoding receptor-like protein 43, with amino-acid sequence MITVSLTHFLLLCLVVVAAAAASNNITTDQQALLALKDHIIYDPTNLFAHNWTSNTSVCTWIGITCDVNSHRVAALDISQFNLQGTIPPQLGNLSSLTTLNLSHNKLSGNVPSSIYTMHTLKFLDFTDNQLSGSVSSFVFNMSSIVEIRLTNNRFSVQ; translated from the exons ATGATCACTGTGTCATTAACCCACTTCCTGCTTCTTTGCTTGGTTGTtgtagcagcagcagcagcaagcaACAATATTACCACAGACCAACAAGCTCTTCTTGCCCTGAAAGatcatataatttatgatCCGACCAACCTTTTTGCCCATAATTGGACCTCGAATACCTCTGTTTGTACCTGGATTGGCATCACTTGTGATGTCAATAGCCATAGAGTCGCAGCCTTAGATATTTCTCAATTCAATCTACAAGGCACCATCCCTCCTCAACTTGGAAACCTCTCTTCACTCACAACGCTTAATCTTAGTCATAACAAGCTTTCTGGAAACGTTCCCTCCTCCATCTACACAATGCATACGCTAAAATTTCTTGACTTCACTGATAACCAGCTCTCTGGTTCGGTGTCTTCCTTCGTCTTCAACATGTCTTCAATAGTAGAAATTCGTTTGACCAATAACAGATTTTCTG TTCAATAA